ggtctcggtgtgtttccaagggtatggaagtcggccataataatggccatctttaaatcaggcgaccctgctgacgtgagtaactacaggcccattagtatactacctgtagtgtcaaaggttgttgaaacgtgtgtagcagaacaactgattgcccacctcaacaacagccccttcacattacactccatgcagtttggcttcagagcgaaacactccacagaaacggccaactgctttcttctggaaaatgtgaagtccaagatggacaaagggggtgctgttggggctgtgtttctggacctaaggaaggcttttgatactgttaaccatgagattctcatcacaaaattgtccaagttcaacttttcccctgatgccttgagatggatgaaatcataccttgaaggcagaactcagtgtgtcagtgagcaatgagctgttgCCCACttgtagctatgatgtgggcgtgccccaagggtcaatactggggcccctcctgttcagcctgtacattaatgatctgccttctgtctgtaatgggtctgaagttcaaatgtatgcagatgatacagtgatatatgtgcatgcaaagagcaaacaacaagctgcacaagaactcactactgtaatggcccaggttacaaagtggctcagtgactcgtgtttgcatctcaatgtgaaaaaaactgtttgcatgttcttcacaaagagggcaacagatgctactgagccagatgtttatgtgtcaggggagaagcttcaggtggtatctgattttaagtaccttggcatcatacttgattccaacctctcttttaaaaagcatgtgaaaaaggtaattcaaataattaaattcaatctagctaatttccgatttatacgaaattgtttgactacagaggtagcaaaactgtacttcaaatctatgatactcccccacttaacatactgcctgactagttgggcccaagcttgctgtacaacattaaaacctattcagtctgtctacaaacaggctctcaaagtgcttgataggaagcccaatagccatcatcattgtcacatccttagaaagcatgagctcttgagttgggaaaatcttgtgcaatacaccgacgcatgtcttgcattcaagatccttaatggcctggctccccctccactcaatatttttgttaaacagaaaacccagaaatatggcagcagatccacaaggtctgccatgagaggtgactgtatagttcccctaaggaaaagcacctttagtaaatctgcattctctgtgagagcttcccatgtctggaatacactgccatcagacacacaactgcaccacatatcacactttcacaaaatgcttgaagacatggctaaaggtcaatcagatttgtgaacatggtccctagctgtgtgttgccgctttccatgttgtctgttgtctgtagcttgtgaggtgtggaaacactttgttgcttttattaattttgtcttgctgctttttgtcctatgttgctctgtctgtatgctatgtcttgcttgtcctatgttgctatgtcttgcttgttctatggtgctattgtctatattgtaattgtttttaataacctgcccagggactgcggttgaaaattagccggctggctaaaaccggcacttttactgaaacgttgattaatgtgcactgtccctgtaaaaataaaataaactaaactaaactaccGTTTTTGGACTAAAACCCCAAGTCAAACTTATAAGTACATTTTAAGGTCATACCAAAATCATCAAAATAATTGTAGTGCAATGAAAAACATGATTTCCCGGTGttttatatatttccacactatgaggttgaaatAATAATGTCAAATTGTgacaattatgataatgcccttttattGTAAGAGtggtttgaaaagactgcctgaaattccTGCCTGTTTTCATGGGATGGAGTTTTGCAAATAAAAGCTAGTTTTATGTTTTCCCCTCTCCACTTAGACCACTCTCACAGTCCAAGCAACATTCCTACTTGAGAAATTGCTTTTGGCCAAGAAGCTTTTTCTGGGATAGGCTACCTAATTGTTATTCAGAAATGATTTGATgttgagataaaaacggctgcattggacctttaaacacATTAATTGAGTAACACAGGGGCATGCCTGTTTTGCTTGTAATTTTATGCATTAATCCGTAGTCACATAAAAAAAATATCAATgtgttaataaagccgcatacaaacattatctattttttgctttcttgagtaaggcagctccaaaatgcaggtgtttcagcctagctcagtgctttctgtggtggtgggtctAGCCAAcagaaaatacagagcgttgCGCCTAATTGGCTCAGTTTTCTGTCATGATTGGTTCGgttttctgtcactcatgggacaGTACGTCATCCCTAATTCTAAGGTTAGAGCTCGAAAATTTAGCCTCTTGGATTCTGCCATAGAGTTATATATAAGAAGTGCCCattcaagaaggctcaaggtcttTGGCCACAGACAGAATTACATCAATTctaaaaccaattctttctttggccgcctctccttccagttctctgctgccaatgactggaacgaactacaaaaatctctgaaactggaaacacttatctctctcactagcgttaagcaccaactgtcagagcatcttacagattactgcacctgtacatagcccacctataatttagcccaaacaactacctctttcccaactgtatttaattaattaatttattttgctcctttgcaccccattatttttatttctactttgcacattcttccattgcaaaactaccattccagtgttttacttgctatattgtatttactttgccaccatggcctttttttgcctttacctcccttctcacctaatttgctcacattgtatatagacttgtttatactgtattattcactgtatgtttgttttactctatgtgtaactctgtgtcgttgtatctgtcgaactgctttgctttatcttggccaggtcgcaattgtaaatgagaacttgttctcaacttgcctacctggttaaataaaggtgaaataaaataaataaataaatacatcaaatcaagttatatctacagtagctttgattggactacATCTTACTTAGACattcttagctagcagtcatcatcaatTGTCATCAACTCGACAATCTACTGgaaaatcctttttaatccttgtcatatgaagagaaataatgaagagaaattatagataaaacgtatcggccATTGTACATAAAGAttacactgtcacgccctgatctatTTAACCTATTTTGtcattgtctccacccccctccaggtgtcgcccatcttcccccttatcccctgtgtatttacacctgtgttttctgtctgtcttttgTCACTTCCTCAAGTTTACCAGCGTTTTTCCTGTTTTTTTTCTTGTCCtcctgttttttgtgtgtttaaaaaaaaaacttttcctgATTACTGAAATCTGCCTTAtactgcctgccgtcctgtacctttgctcctactctggattgttgaccattgcctgccttggcctgtcatttgcctgcctcTGTGGttataataaacattgttacttcacacagtctgcataTGGGTCTTATCTTGGTACCTGATATACACAatttggaaatcgcaaattcaacaacaaGTCGTTTGGAAGGAGTCAGTGGCTAACTGAAAGCGTTGCAAATAGACCACTAATGTTAGCCTGCTATTCAATGGACTGGCTGTTTTTCCCCCCGAGTTCAcaccataaatccagaaaatgccagactttgatgacaacatTTGCCAACAaaggaccactgcgccaccttcACAAGGTGATTCCAacaatgtattgtatgctgctgcataaatgatgtaatatgcaagGGAgaaatgtatactgtagctaagacagtaatactaagtgtatgttgtgtagaaagctgttagtagcccatgtgcctcaccctaataatgtgGTCTATTTTCTCCAAAGCGGGATTGTTAAAacattgttcaaatcaaatcaaaaaaaaattgtcacatacacatggttagcagatgttaatgcgagtgtagtgaaatgcttgtgcttctagttccgacaatgcagtgataaccaacaagtaatctaactaacaattccaaaactactgtcttacacacagtgtaaggggataaagaatatgtacataaggatatatgaatgagtgatggtacagagcagcatacagtagatggtatcgagtacagtatatacatatgagatgagtatgtagacaaagtaaacaaagtggcatagttaaagtggctagtgatacatgtattacataaggatgcagtcgacgatgtggagtacagtatatacgtatgcatatgagatgaataatgtagggtaagtaacattatataaggtagcattgtttaaatcaaatcaaaccaaatcaaatgtatttatatagcccttcgtacatcagctgatatctcaaagtgctgtacagaaacccagcctaaaaccccaaacagcaaacaatgcaggtgtaaaagcacggtggctaggaaaaactccctagaaaggccaaaacctaggaagaaacctagagaggaaccgggctatgtggggtggccagtcctcttctggctgtgccgggtagggattataacagaacatgaccaagatgttcaaatgttcataaatgaccagcatggtcaaataataataaggcagaacagttgaaactggagcagcagcacagtcaggtggactggggacagcaaggagccatcatgtcaggtagtcctggggcacggtcctagggctcaggtcagttgaaactggagcaggagcatggccaggtggactggggacagcaaggagtcctcatgtcaggtagtcctgggacatggtcctagggcccaggccagttgaaactggagcagcagcatggccaggtggactggggacagcaaggagtcatcatgtcaggtagtcctggggcatggtcctagggctcaggtcctccaagagagagaaagaaagagagaaggagagaattagagaacgcacacttagattcacacaggacaccgaataggacaggagaagtactccagataaacaaactgaccctagccacccgacacataaactactgcagcataaatactggaggctgagacaggaggggtcaggagacactgtggccccatccgaggacacccccggacagggccaaaaaggaaggatataaccccacccactttgccaaagcacagcccccacaccactaggtggctagtgatatatttacatcatttcccatcaattcccattattaaagtggttggagttgggtcagtgtcaatgacagtgtgttggcagcagccactcaatgttagtggtggctgtttaacagtctgatggccttgagatagaagctgtttttcagtctctcggtcccagctttgatgcacctgtactgacctcgccttctggatgatagcggggtgaacaggcagtggctcgggtggttgatgtccttgatgatctttatggccttcctgtaacatcgggtggtgtaggtgtcctggagggcaggtagtttgcccccggtgatgcattgtgcagacctcactaccctctggagagccttacggttgagggtggagcagttgccgtaccaggcggtgatacagcccgccaggatgctctcgattgtgcatctgtagaagtttgtgagtgcttttggtgacaagccgaatttcttcagcctcctgaggttgaagaggcgctgctgcgccttcttcacgacgctgtcagtgtgagtggaccaattcagtttgtctgtgatgtctaTGCcggggaacttaaaacttgctaccctctccactactgttccatcgatgtggataggggggtgttccctctgctgtctcctgaagtccacaatcatctccttagttttgttgacgttgagtgcgaggttattttcctgacaccacactccgagggtcctcacctcctccctgtaggccgtctcgtcgttgttggtaatcaagcctaccactgttgtgtcgtccgcaaacttgatgattgagttggaggcgtgcgtggccacgcagtcgtgggtgaacggggagtacaggagagggctcagaacgcacccttgtggggcccccgtgtcgAGGATCAGCgaggaggagatgttgttgcctaccctcaccacctgggggcggcccatcaggaagtccagtacccagttgcacagggcggggtcgagacccagggtctcgagcttgatgacgagcttggcgggtactatggtgttgaatgccgagctgtagtcgatgaacagcattctcacataggtattactCTTGTCCAGGtgagttagggcagtgtgcagtgtggttgagattgcatcgtctgtggacctatttgggcggtaagcaaattggagtgggtctagggtgtcaggtagggtggaggtgatatggtccttgactagtctctcaaagcacttcatgatgacggaagtgagtgctacggggcggtagtcgtttagctcagttaccttagctttcttgggaacaggaacaatggtggcactcttgaagcatgtgggaacagcagactggtatagggattgattgaatatgtccgtaaacacaccggccagctggtctgcgcatgctctgagggtgcggctggggatgccgtctgggcctgcagccttgcgagggttaacacgtttaaatgtctttactcacctcggctgcagtgaaggagagaccacatgttttcgttgcaggccgtgtcagtggcacggtattgtcctcaaagcgggcaaaaaagttatttagtctgcctgggagcaagacatcctggtccgtgactgggctgggtttcttcttgtagtccgtgattgactgtagaccctgccacatgcctcttgtgtctgagccgttgaattgagattctactttgtctctgtactgacacttagcttgtttaatagccttgcggagggaatagctgcactgtttgtattcggtcatgttgccagacaccttgccctgattaaaagcagtggttcgcgctttcagtttcacgcgaatgctgccatcaatccacggtttcgggttagggaatgtttttatcgttgctatgggaacgacatcttcaacgcaagttctaatgaactcgcacaccgaatcagcgtattcgtcaatatttttatctgacgcaatacgaaacatgtcccagtccacgtgatggaagcagtcttggagtgtggaatcagcttggtcggaccagcgttggacagacctcagcgtgggagcctcttgtttaagtttctgcctgtaggcagggatcaacaaaatggagtcgtggtcagcttttccgaaaggggggcggggcagggccttatatgcgtctcggaagttagagtaacaatgatccaaggttttaccacccctggttgagCAATctatatgctgataaaatttagggagtcttgttttcagattagctttgttaaaatccccagctacaatgaatgcagcctccggataaatggtttccagtttgcaaagagttaaataaagtttgttcagagccatagatgtgtctgcttggggggggatatatacggctgtgattataatcgaagagaattctcttggaagataatgcggtctacatttgattgtgaggaattctaaatcatgtgaacagaaggatttgagttcctgtatgtttctttcatcacaccatgtctcgttagtcatgaggcatacgcccccgccactcttcttaccagaaagatgtttgtttctgtctgcgccgtggagaaacccgttggctgcaccgcatcggatagcgtcttcccagtaagccatgtttccgtgaagcagagaacgttgcaggctctgatgtccctctggaatgctacccttgctcggatttcatcaaccttgttgtcaagagactggacattggcaagaagaatgctggggagtggtgcacgatgtgcccttgtccggagtctgaccagaagaccgctacgtttccctctttttcggagtcgtttttttgggtcgctgcgtcgcagaaaacatattcttggtcgtactgatggtgagttgacgctgatcttatattcagtagtttttctcgactgtatgtaatgaaacctaagatgagctggggtactaatgtaagaaataacacgtacaaaaaaaactgcatagtttcctaggaacgcaaagcgaggtggccatctctgtcggcccCAGAAGTTCGTGACGGGGTGTGTGTTGTTTGGCtgcttttttgtacagctttaaCAGTGCTTTGCACGTGCAAATTCAGCACACAACATTATATAATATaattgtgttatttgacgtgtcaaattcaAAGCGTATTTAATGCGTCAAACAGTGTTATATGACGTGTCTTGTTTGACAGGTAAAGACCCAAACAGCGTTcgctaataatttggtctattttcacctgtTAATTCCGCCGATTGTTCTAACTTGGTGGGTATAGCCTATAAAACAGGTTATAGCCTGTTAGTAGAACCCCCCCATATGTTTGGCTATGTCGGCACCTGACCTGAGCGTAAAACCAAGCCTGCGCGCAAAACCATTCAGGAACACGAGCGTGCAACAAAAGCCTTCTAGTTGGACAATTAGACTAAAGATCGTAAAAATTCATAAAACAATACACGTTTGTACGAAATAGTAAAACCATTTAACTTACAGACATTTAGGTTCAGAGATGCGCAAATATActttattacaaaaaaaaacaatcctAAATATTAATGTATCAAATTAAACTACAAAATGCCACGGTGCCGAAAGGTGTTTTGTTTGAGAGAAAGTCGAGACACGGAACTTCCAGAATGAGAgtgagtgtatagtgtggtatatacagtataatacaatgtGTTCGTTTTTCAAAGTCGATTTCACTTCCCCCACCAAATTCACTGCATTGGAAATACAAAATAGCCCATTCTGTGAAGTATCTTGTTGCAAATTACATGGTCATTTTTACCGTTTTTAAAAGTTATTAAACTATTTACAATTAATTTAGaaataaaatacatatttgttCTTCTCTGAATAGGTTTTCATTGTGCCTCTACCGTCTTCATATAACCCATTCAGGTTACCAACCCATCTGTAACTACTCCATATTCATCAAATATTAAACGAGGTCAGCAAAATGCATGTTACACGTATTAGATAGGCTATCCAAAGTTATGGAGAATAACAGAGTGAGATAGTGGATGGTGGACCTAAAGCACCATTTAGTACTTAATCCCTTCCTTTCTTCATTCAATGTATTCAATCTAGATGTGACAGTGATGAAATTCAAATATGACTTTGATGGTGAACTGTGGTGGAATAAGGACACGACAGAGGAGGTAACTTCATTCATTGCCTGTTTATTTTATTGTAATAACAACAGAGCAGGAACTGGAGTCCAATGGTGGACTTTCATGATGGTCTTATCTGTATTTGTCAGCCAGGGCAGCGGACAAGGCTGCAAGGAATTTATCCACAGCAATGTGCACTTCGGGAGTGAAATCCGTAGGGAAGTGAATAGCCAGGGTCACAAGGATGTTGTGGGACAGGATCTGAAAAGTATATTTTAAAAGTTAATATTGAAGGATTGTGCTTTAGCAACAGACAGAGTGATCAATATACAGACAATAGGTTATCTGTGGGCAAACCTTGAAGTTTCCAGGGTCAACGCGCAGCTTGAAGGCGTGCAGATCACTGAGAGCACTCATTCCCCCTACGAGGTCGTCCATCAGTCCGACTGCTTTACCAATTGCACCCATGATGATGCCTCCATGGTTCTTGACTGGCCCAGAGCCGGGGCTCAGGTCAGCCCAGTGGGAGAAGTAGGTCTTAGTCTGGGGGTAAGCAGTCAGCATCCTGCAAAGGAAGGTACAGAATAGTTCGATTCATATTGGAGTTTTTGTTAGATGCTGAACTTTTAAGCATTACGAGTATCATATTTCTCCCAGCGTCTGTGTCTACAACGTAATGAAATGAGTTTACTTATTGTATGTTAAAATGCTTATTCGAGGTAGGCACATAGGCCGCTGTCATCAGTTTAAACACAATCATTCTCATCATTCGTTCATTAAGAAGGCTTACCTCCCCAAAGCCTCAGCGCCGAGGACATCTGCCTTTCCACCAATCTTGCCCCAGAAGGCCTTGACCACAGATTTGTCCTTTGCTGTCAGACTCATTTTGCTCCTTTCTGATTGGCCTGTATTAAATATACAAGAAATTATCTGAAGATGACTGCCTACACAACTAGGTCCCTTTATATCACAGTAGAGCGGCAGACACGCCCAGCTACTATGGTACACTCCCCCTACACTGCAACCACCTTGGTCAAAATCCAAGAGTAAGAAACGTTCTTGGCTTTTATAAAATATTAAGTTAGCGTTTTATATTAAAAGCCCTCTGACATCTTATTGAAGTTATGTTTCTAATAATATCCATAATTAATATTTTAGCGCAATGCAAATACATTCATTGTAAGCATATATTTCCAGTAGGTTCATTCTAAAGTTGCAACAGCTTTTGCCGAAACAGACAAATATGAAATCTTTAGTTAATTGGCTAAATTACATGCATTTAAATCAATTGCATCAGATGCAACAGAGATGTCAACAATTTTACAATTTGTTTGATTGATATAGACaatattttttgttttatttttatcgTTGCATAAAACGAAATCTTTCAGAGTAGCCTAATCGagcatgtaaaatatatattacaTTGGTAAATTATATTGTACAAATCAAATCCACCTTCAAATACCTGCATATTATTTATTCAAAGTGACGTGTTtcacatttgtattttttatttaactaggcaagtcagttaaagaacacattcttatttacaatgacggcctaatcTGTATCTATGATATATGCCTACACTGGGGTTCAATGGAAGTTGGACATGATTCCCAATTATAAGGTTGATTGGACTTCGAATGATGATCGACAAAAAAGTCAGAGGAAGAAAGAGGTCATGCAAGGACATGGGTACACACCTATCTACAAATAATACAGGACATTTCTGCTTATCATATTTAATGTCTTGAAATTAATCACTTAAAATGGGCGGGACCGGTCTGAAATACCCCGATTAAAAAAATGGAAGGCGTCATTTTGTCGTAGATAAGAAACTGTGCCAAATTATAGGCCGGAATTATGTTGAATTATCACATTTTCCAAATTCATAAGAATGTTTAGTGGTTGCATCTCTTTCTAATTTTTCATTAGAATAGCCTTATACATATACACTGCAATGAAGGACGTATAATCTTCGGAAGAGTTTTGCCATAACCTTGCTTTTATTCTTGCAATCAGAGGAATAAATTAAACCTGATAATTAAGCTGTTATCATGTTAATTTTGAAACGCTGG
The sequence above is a segment of the Oncorhynchus gorbuscha isolate QuinsamMale2020 ecotype Even-year linkage group LG16, OgorEven_v1.0, whole genome shotgun sequence genome. Coding sequences within it:
- the LOC123999331 gene encoding hemoglobin subunit alpha-1-like translates to MSLTAKDKSVVKAFWGKIGGKADVLGAEALGRMLTAYPQTKTYFSHWADLSPGSGPVKNHGGIIMGAIGKAVGLMDDLVGGMSALSDLHAFKLRVDPGNFKILSHNILVTLAIHFPTDFTPEVHIAVDKFLAALSAALADKYR